The Octadecabacter arcticus 238 genome contains a region encoding:
- a CDS encoding GNAT family N-acetyltransferase, with the protein MIVVETGDPFAPQARALLEASHALLQSLFPAADNYYLSIEALTADNIHFFTARRGDVIVGVGALADHGTYGELKSMFVEEASRGQGIADAIMRQIEDHARNLGLPMLRLETGSLLYAAHKVYERHGFIICGPFGDYKEAEFSIFMEKPL; encoded by the coding sequence ATGATTGTTGTTGAAACAGGCGATCCGTTCGCCCCCCAAGCGCGGGCGCTTCTTGAGGCGAGCCATGCGTTATTGCAAAGCCTGTTTCCAGCCGCCGACAATTACTATCTGAGCATTGAAGCCCTTACTGCCGACAACATTCATTTCTTCACGGCTCGGCGCGGTGATGTGATTGTCGGCGTTGGGGCCTTGGCAGATCACGGCACCTACGGCGAGCTGAAGTCGATGTTCGTTGAAGAAGCATCGCGCGGGCAAGGAATCGCTGATGCGATCATGCGCCAGATCGAAGACCATGCACGCAACCTTGGATTACCAATGCTGCGTCTGGAAACAGGGTCACTTTTGTACGCAGCACACAAAGTTTATGAGCGCCATGGGTTTATAATTTGTGGCCCGTTTGGTGACTACAAAGAGGCGGAATTCTCAATTTTTATGGAGAAACCCCTGTGA
- the cobW gene encoding cobalamin biosynthesis protein CobW, translating into MAAKIPATVVTGFLGAGKTTLIRHMLENAKGKRIALIINEFGDLGVDGDILKGCGIETCSEDDVVELSNGCICCTVADEFIPTMEMLLGRDNPPDHIVIETSGLALPQPLVRAFNWPGISTRVTVDGVITVVDGKAVSDGQFAHNVAAVDAQRKQDENLDHETPLSELFEDQIACADMIVVNKADLLADGEADTLRAALKSKAREGVQVVTATMGALPVDILLGQGVGAEGNLELRHEVHHHHHDHDDDHHDDHEDHEIGHEHAHGHDEFESFVVELGEIEDANAFAIKVADVIRAHDILRLKGFAAIQGKPMRLTVQAVGPRVDTYFDRPFGTAPRVTRLVVIGQAGLKQAEIDAALRA; encoded by the coding sequence ATGGCTGCCAAGATTCCTGCCACCGTTGTTACCGGCTTTCTCGGCGCGGGTAAAACCACGCTTATCCGGCACATGCTGGAAAACGCCAAGGGCAAGCGCATTGCGCTGATCATCAACGAATTTGGTGATCTGGGCGTCGATGGTGATATTCTGAAAGGCTGCGGAATTGAGACATGCAGCGAAGACGACGTCGTTGAACTGTCCAACGGGTGCATCTGCTGCACGGTGGCGGATGAATTCATCCCGACGATGGAAATGCTGCTGGGTCGCGACAATCCGCCTGATCATATCGTGATTGAGACATCCGGTCTGGCGCTGCCGCAACCGCTGGTGCGCGCGTTCAACTGGCCCGGAATTTCAACCCGCGTGACGGTTGACGGGGTTATTACGGTTGTGGATGGCAAGGCTGTGTCCGACGGACAGTTTGCCCACAACGTCGCCGCCGTGGATGCCCAGCGCAAGCAGGATGAGAATTTGGACCACGAAACGCCGCTGTCAGAACTGTTTGAAGACCAGATTGCTTGCGCGGATATGATCGTCGTCAACAAGGCAGATTTGCTGGCAGACGGCGAAGCGGACACACTACGCGCGGCGCTGAAATCCAAAGCCCGCGAAGGTGTTCAGGTTGTGACTGCGACGATGGGCGCGCTGCCTGTTGATATTTTGCTTGGCCAGGGTGTCGGCGCTGAGGGTAATCTGGAATTGCGCCACGAGGTGCATCACCACCATCATGATCACGACGACGACCATCACGATGATCATGAGGATCATGAAATTGGCCATGAACACGCGCACGGCCACGACGAGTTCGAAAGCTTTGTCGTTGAACTGGGCGAGATTGAGGATGCGAATGCGTTCGCAATAAAGGTCGCCGATGTGATCCGTGCCCATGATATTTTGCGCCTCAAAGGGTTCGCCGCCATTCAAGGCAAGCCCATGCGTCTGACAGTGCAGGCCGTTGGTCCGCGTGTGGATACGTATTTTGACCGCCCGTTCGGCACGGCTCCGCGTGTAACGCGGCTGGTTGTCATCGGTCAGGCGGGGCTGAAACAGGCGGAGATCGATGCCGCCTTGCGGGCATGA
- a CDS encoding DUF1636 family protein, with amino-acid sequence MADTSAKKGDRFIVCTGCSGGADLAKALIGRVNVETTDCMNVCDKPISLAVRAEGKAAYLFTGVDPDTPEDIEAFAKLYAASPDGQIMDARPAGALRFCLVGRIPA; translated from the coding sequence ATGGCCGACACTTCTGCTAAAAAGGGCGACCGTTTCATTGTGTGCACCGGCTGTTCAGGCGGTGCGGATTTGGCAAAAGCCCTGATTGGACGCGTCAACGTCGAAACCACGGACTGTATGAACGTATGCGACAAACCCATCAGCCTCGCGGTGCGCGCCGAGGGGAAGGCCGCGTATTTGTTTACCGGCGTTGATCCCGACACCCCCGAAGACATCGAAGCCTTTGCCAAACTTTACGCCGCCAGCCCCGACGGGCAAATCATGGACGCGCGGCCAGCAGGGGCGTTGCGATTTTGTCTTGTCGGGAGGATTCCCGCATAG
- a CDS encoding CbtA family protein encodes MTKNLLTSAVFAGVVAGPIAALLQFYFVIPTLLEGELFETGARIHFGADGSPQSDRGSPGMGGDFGRHLMTVGFNIVTYVGFGFLLLAAMALTEMKGFTRITARSGIIWGLAGFIAIQMAPAIGLPPVLPGTIGAEVEARQAWWLGTIVASSIGLWMIAFARGPIALAGVVLLAAPQFIGAPQLDTYWGVAPPELSAQFVSYSLAAAAVGWTCLGFFAAWFWTRES; translated from the coding sequence ATGACAAAGAATTTGTTGACCAGCGCAGTGTTCGCTGGCGTTGTCGCAGGGCCGATTGCCGCCCTGTTGCAATTCTATTTCGTTATTCCGACGCTGCTTGAAGGGGAACTCTTCGAGACCGGAGCGCGGATTCATTTTGGCGCGGATGGATCACCACAAAGCGACCGTGGGTCGCCTGGAATGGGCGGTGATTTCGGCCGTCATTTGATGACCGTCGGTTTCAACATTGTGACCTATGTCGGCTTCGGATTCTTATTGCTGGCCGCCATGGCTTTGACCGAGATGAAGGGGTTTACTCGGATCACGGCGCGCAGCGGGATCATCTGGGGCTTGGCCGGTTTCATCGCCATTCAAATGGCGCCTGCAATAGGTCTGCCACCGGTTTTGCCAGGCACGATTGGCGCCGAAGTTGAGGCGCGTCAGGCGTGGTGGTTGGGAACGATTGTCGCGTCCAGCATCGGGTTATGGATGATCGCATTTGCGCGGGGACCGATTGCCTTGGCGGGGGTCGTTTTGTTGGCCGCGCCGCAGTTTATCGGTGCACCGCAACTGGATACCTATTGGGGGGTCGCCCCGCCGGAATTATCTGCGCAATTTGTGTCCTATAGTTTGGCCGCCGCCGCTGTGGGCTGGACCTGCCTTGGCTTTTTCGCCGCATGGTTCTGGACGCGCGAAAGTTAG
- a CDS encoding CbtB domain-containing protein, which yields MTADVKTIARTQTRADVALLPIAFAALAGLMLLFASGYAQASVLHDAAHDQRHAMAFPCH from the coding sequence ATGACTGCTGACGTTAAAACAATCGCACGCACCCAAACCCGCGCAGACGTAGCCCTGTTGCCAATTGCATTCGCCGCCCTTGCTGGCCTGATGCTGTTGTTCGCATCCGGCTATGCACAAGCGTCCGTGCTGCATGATGCGGCCCACGACCAGCGCCACGCCATGGCGTTTCCCTGCCACTAA
- the smc gene encoding chromosome segregation protein SMC has product MRFSRLRLNGFKSFVDPTDLIIQDGLTGVVGPNGCGKSNLLEALRWVMGENRPTAMRGGGMEDVIFAGASTRPARNFAEVSLVIDNAERLAPAAFNDTDNLEIVRRITRDVGSAYKVGVKDVRARDVQMLFADASTGAHSPALVRQGQIAELINSKPKARRRILEEAAGISGLYQRRHEAELKLKGSEQNLARVDDVIEQLATQLGALARQARQAARYRAIGDELRQSEGLLLYRRWKEADEARAAAADQLRTRTTEAAASETAARQSAKVRQTSEDALPALREEEAIAAAVLQRLHVQRDTLADQEARAKQTIEVLTNRIAQLALDMEREAGLNKDAGETIERLEWEAREIAKAGAGHDDRLEDARVASRDGAQILADREATLGEITEDVARLAARHQSAQRLIDDYRKTLAKNEAEAQRAIVARGDATAALAKAAEDFEAAKASEAVARATADKAEDVLAEAEAARADTQNREADARALRSEAEGEANALRAETGALAKLVDRDSSEGSQILDQLRVESGYEKALGAALSDDLKAPAVTPDMGSGWVALPAYARPQSLPEGVKALTNYVSVPDVLVRRMGQVGLVDAGDGARLQNGLEPGQRLVSIEGDLWRWDGFRSAAEDAPSAAALRLQQLNRLEGLKKDLYDATAKADGMRQAHEMLTTRLAELARADQAARDARRAADGAVGDANRALSRAEADRTLADGKLESSGLAVARYEDEAMGARTALGEAESTLKGLGNLDEARGQVEDIKMTVEAARMTMMSKRSGYDEVRREGEARTKRGQEITKEVSGWKHRLETAKKRSDDLQERKQTSQDELKEAMTAPDQIAAKRDELADAIGEADGRRSDAGDALALSETALRDATMAERDAERAASEAREARARSEARADAAKETTQYAATRIHEALETTPENLLEKLDVDPDKMPASEAIENDVNRLKRQRDALGAVNLRAEEDAKEVQSEHDLLVKEKTDLDDAIRALRTGIASLNKEGRERLLTAFEQVNESFGTLFKHLFGGGEAKLVLVESDDPLEAGLEIMCQPPGKKLSTLSLLSGGEQTLTAMALIFAVFLANPAPICVLDEVDAPLDDANVTRFCDLLDEMTRRTDTRFLIITHHAVTMSRMDRLYGVTMGEQGVSQLVSVDLKAASTMVA; this is encoded by the coding sequence ATGCGGTTTTCCCGCCTGCGACTTAACGGCTTCAAAAGCTTCGTCGACCCGACCGACCTGATCATTCAGGACGGGCTGACAGGTGTTGTCGGGCCGAACGGCTGCGGTAAGTCCAATCTGCTCGAAGCGTTGCGTTGGGTCATGGGCGAAAACCGCCCCACTGCGATGCGTGGCGGCGGCATGGAAGACGTGATTTTTGCAGGTGCATCGACCCGCCCCGCGCGCAATTTTGCCGAAGTTTCACTGGTAATTGATAACGCTGAACGCCTCGCCCCTGCGGCGTTCAACGACACAGATAATCTTGAAATTGTGCGCCGAATCACCCGCGATGTTGGCTCTGCCTATAAGGTTGGCGTCAAAGACGTGCGGGCGCGCGATGTGCAGATGTTGTTTGCCGATGCCTCCACCGGTGCCCATTCCCCTGCATTGGTGCGACAGGGCCAGATTGCGGAACTGATCAACTCAAAACCCAAAGCCCGCCGGCGAATCCTTGAAGAAGCTGCCGGTATTTCCGGCCTGTATCAACGCCGCCACGAGGCAGAATTGAAGCTAAAGGGGTCCGAACAGAACCTCGCGCGTGTGGATGATGTGATTGAACAACTGGCAACGCAGCTCGGCGCGCTCGCCCGCCAAGCCCGTCAGGCCGCACGTTACCGCGCCATCGGCGACGAGCTGCGCCAATCTGAGGGCCTGCTGCTGTACCGCCGTTGGAAAGAAGCCGACGAAGCCCGCGCCGCCGCCGCCGATCAATTGCGCACCCGCACCACAGAGGCTGCGGCGTCTGAGACCGCCGCGCGGCAATCCGCCAAGGTTCGCCAAACATCCGAAGACGCCCTACCTGCCCTGCGCGAAGAAGAAGCCATTGCCGCCGCCGTCCTGCAACGCCTCCATGTTCAGCGTGACACGTTGGCCGACCAAGAAGCCCGCGCCAAACAGACCATCGAGGTTCTGACCAACCGCATCGCACAGCTGGCCCTTGATATGGAACGTGAGGCTGGCCTCAACAAAGACGCGGGCGAAACCATCGAGCGTCTCGAATGGGAAGCGCGTGAGATTGCCAAGGCGGGTGCCGGGCATGATGATCGCCTTGAGGATGCCCGTGTTGCATCCAGAGACGGGGCCCAAATCCTCGCGGATCGCGAGGCCACGTTGGGTGAGATAACCGAAGACGTGGCGCGACTGGCCGCACGTCACCAATCCGCACAACGCCTCATTGATGACTACCGCAAAACGCTTGCGAAAAACGAAGCCGAAGCCCAGCGCGCGATTGTGGCACGCGGCGATGCAACGGCGGCCCTCGCCAAAGCGGCGGAGGATTTTGAGGCCGCAAAGGCCAGCGAAGCCGTCGCACGCGCAACCGCTGATAAAGCCGAGGATGTCTTGGCCGAAGCCGAAGCCGCCCGCGCCGATACGCAAAACCGCGAAGCCGATGCCCGCGCCCTGCGATCAGAGGCTGAAGGCGAAGCAAATGCGCTGCGTGCTGAAACCGGCGCATTGGCTAAACTGGTGGACCGCGACAGCTCCGAAGGATCCCAGATTCTTGATCAATTGCGGGTCGAGTCCGGCTACGAAAAGGCCCTTGGCGCGGCGCTTTCCGATGACCTCAAGGCCCCTGCAGTCACACCCGACATGGGATCGGGCTGGGTCGCGCTGCCCGCCTACGCCAGACCGCAATCGCTGCCCGAAGGCGTCAAAGCCCTGACCAACTACGTGTCCGTTCCTGACGTTCTGGTGCGCCGGATGGGGCAGGTCGGGCTGGTTGATGCAGGCGACGGTGCGCGCCTGCAAAATGGCCTTGAACCGGGACAGCGGCTGGTCAGCATCGAGGGTGATTTGTGGCGCTGGGACGGTTTTCGTTCAGCCGCAGAGGACGCACCATCGGCGGCGGCATTGCGGCTGCAACAGCTTAACCGCTTGGAAGGGCTGAAAAAAGACCTTTACGATGCGACCGCCAAGGCCGACGGCATGCGCCAAGCGCACGAAATGCTCACCACCCGTCTGGCGGAATTGGCGCGGGCTGATCAGGCCGCGCGCGATGCCCGCCGCGCGGCAGACGGGGCCGTGGGAGATGCCAATCGTGCGCTGTCGCGTGCCGAAGCGGACCGTACTTTGGCGGACGGTAAACTGGAATCCAGCGGCCTTGCCGTGGCACGCTATGAGGATGAGGCGATGGGCGCCCGCACCGCGCTGGGCGAAGCCGAAAGCACCCTCAAAGGATTGGGCAATCTCGATGAGGCGCGCGGCCAAGTCGAAGACATTAAAATGACCGTCGAAGCCGCGCGCATGACCATGATGTCAAAACGGTCCGGCTATGATGAGGTCCGCCGCGAGGGCGAAGCCCGCACCAAGCGTGGCCAGGAAATCACCAAAGAAGTCAGCGGTTGGAAACACCGCCTTGAGACGGCAAAGAAACGCTCCGATGATCTGCAAGAGCGCAAGCAAACGTCACAAGACGAGCTGAAAGAGGCGATGACCGCGCCCGACCAAATCGCCGCCAAACGCGATGAGCTTGCCGATGCAATCGGCGAGGCTGACGGTCGGCGCAGCGACGCAGGCGATGCGCTCGCCCTGTCCGAAACCGCCCTGCGCGATGCCACCATGGCCGAACGTGACGCTGAACGCGCCGCATCAGAAGCCCGCGAAGCCCGCGCAAGATCAGAAGCCCGCGCCGACGCCGCCAAAGAAACCACCCAATACGCCGCGACGCGCATCCATGAAGCCTTGGAAACGACGCCGGAAAATCTGCTCGAAAAACTTGACGTTGATCCCGACAAGATGCCTGCATCCGAAGCGATCGAAAATGACGTTAACCGACTGAAACGCCAGCGTGACGCCTTGGGTGCGGTGAACCTGCGCGCCGAAGAAGACGCCAAAGAAGTGCAGTCGGAGCATGATCTGTTGGTCAAAGAGAAGACCGACCTTGATGATGCAATCCGCGCCCTGCGCACAGGAATCGCAAGCCTCAATAAAGAAGGCCGCGAACGTCTGCTCACCGCGTTTGAACAGGTCAATGAAAGCTTCGGCACCCTATTCAAACACCTATTCGGCGGCGGCGAAGCCAAGCTCGTCTTGGTCGAATCAGATGACCCGCTCGAGGCTGGCCTCGAGATCATGTGCCAACCACCCGGCAAAAAGCTCAGCACGTTGTCCTTGCTGTCAGGCGGTGAACAAACTCTCACTGCGATGGCGCTTATCTTTGCAGTCTTCCTCGCCAATCCGGCGCCGATCTGTGTGCTGGATGAGGTTGACGCACCCCTTGATGATGCCAACGTCACGCGCTTTTGTGACCTTCTGGATGAAATGACCCGCCGCACCGACACGCGCTTTTTGATCATCACCCACCACGCCGTCACCATGTCGCGGATGGATCGTTTGTACGGTGTGACGATGGGCGAACAAGGCGTCAGCCAGCTCGTCTCTGTCGATCTGAAAGCGGCGTCAACGATGGTGGCCTGA
- a CDS encoding glycosyltransferase family 2 protein, translated as MADGCVVERALMSEQTHQWGVCTTVKAQLVQILAFIAWHRHIGAAHIWVHLDDADEVSAHVINQLEGVTAVLCDAAYWAEKGFRPKKQEVRQSHNIQRIYGLATLPVIAHLDVDEYLYPKRPMADILADWTDGSPFLRATPAEALCDPALQDDIFTARQFRLPFPNGMSIERRHAVLGQYTLILRKNMLSHKVGKSLFHTGIAGFVPRLHAGTIGVDGPQIRLPLHPDLMVLHFHAQDRAAWLAAMPHRVTNGAYRFNKPLAEFLGAATAAEIDAFYAATQTANPALIAALRAEGLLVEADLALRQKVEKLPF; from the coding sequence ATGGCCGACGGCTGCGTTGTTGAACGCGCTTTGATGTCAGAACAGACGCACCAATGGGGCGTCTGCACGACCGTAAAGGCGCAGCTTGTTCAGATTTTGGCGTTTATCGCGTGGCATCGCCACATTGGTGCGGCCCATATCTGGGTGCATTTGGACGATGCTGATGAGGTGTCGGCCCACGTGATCAACCAGTTGGAGGGGGTCACGGCGGTGCTTTGTGATGCCGCATATTGGGCAGAAAAGGGGTTCCGCCCGAAAAAGCAGGAAGTGCGGCAATCCCACAATATCCAGCGCATTTACGGGCTGGCAACGCTGCCCGTGATCGCCCACTTGGATGTGGACGAATACCTGTATCCCAAACGCCCGATGGCCGACATTCTGGCCGATTGGACAGATGGTAGCCCGTTTCTGCGGGCCACCCCTGCCGAGGCATTGTGCGACCCCGCCTTGCAGGACGACATTTTCACCGCCCGTCAGTTTCGCCTGCCGTTTCCCAACGGGATGTCGATTGAACGCAGACACGCGGTGCTGGGCCAATACACGCTGATACTGCGCAAAAATATGCTGAGCCATAAGGTCGGCAAAAGCCTGTTTCACACCGGCATTGCCGGGTTTGTGCCACGCCTTCATGCGGGGACAATCGGGGTGGATGGCCCGCAGATTCGCCTGCCGTTGCATCCAGACTTGATGGTCCTGCATTTCCACGCGCAGGACCGCGCAGCATGGCTTGCGGCCATGCCACACCGCGTCACCAACGGGGCGTATCGGTTCAACAAACCCTTGGCGGAGTTTCTCGGCGCAGCGACCGCTGCTGAGATTGATGCGTTTTACGCGGCCACACAGACGGCAAACCCTGCATTGATCGCGGCACTAAGGGCCGAAGGATTGTTGGTCGAGGCGGATTTGGCGCTGCGGCAGAAGGTTGAAAAATTGCCGTTCTAG
- a CDS encoding lytic murein transglycosylase, translated as MLKSLIVSMSLIATPVFVTPLAAQTCGGTFSAFLGGVVDEATTNGIDRATAEGFLAGAQQDQAVLTADRSQGFFQRDFIDFSQRLISNNRIENGRAQAQRQDAIFDRIESEFGIPRGVLLAFWAFETDFGAVQGDFNTRNALLTLAHDCRRPELFRPQIFAAMELFARGDFNPATTTGAWAGEIGMVQMLPGDIIENGRDGDGDGHVTLKTSAPDALLSGASVLSSLGWQAGQPWLQEVTVPTDMDWALSGTQTKLAASDWAAMGVSARSGSLADLQANLILPMGRKGPAFLAYPNFDVYFEWNQSFVYVLTAAYFGTRLQGAPVYNAGNPDAGLSGEKIQALQRKLQARGHDVGGADGILGARSRIAIQAEQTRLGLPADAWPTAALLNAL; from the coding sequence GACGCCCGTCTTTGTCACACCACTGGCGGCACAAACCTGCGGCGGCACGTTTTCCGCCTTCCTGGGTGGGGTGGTCGATGAGGCTACGACCAACGGCATTGACCGCGCCACCGCTGAGGGTTTTTTGGCGGGCGCGCAGCAAGATCAAGCGGTGTTGACTGCAGATCGGTCGCAAGGGTTCTTTCAACGGGACTTTATCGATTTTTCGCAACGGCTGATATCAAACAACCGGATTGAAAACGGGCGTGCACAGGCACAACGTCAAGATGCCATATTTGACCGGATTGAATCCGAGTTCGGGATTCCGCGCGGTGTCTTGCTGGCGTTCTGGGCGTTCGAGACAGATTTTGGCGCGGTACAGGGTGATTTCAACACCCGCAACGCGTTGCTGACTTTGGCGCATGATTGCCGCCGACCAGAGCTGTTCCGCCCACAGATTTTCGCCGCGATGGAGCTGTTTGCCCGCGGCGACTTTAACCCCGCCACCACAACAGGCGCGTGGGCTGGTGAAATTGGCATGGTGCAAATGCTGCCCGGGGACATCATTGAAAACGGTCGTGACGGGGATGGTGACGGGCATGTGACACTGAAAACCTCTGCGCCAGATGCGTTGTTGTCGGGGGCGTCAGTGTTGTCATCGTTGGGCTGGCAGGCAGGGCAACCTTGGTTGCAGGAAGTCACGGTTCCCACCGATATGGACTGGGCACTGTCGGGGACCCAAACAAAATTGGCCGCCAGTGATTGGGCGGCAATGGGGGTTTCTGCGCGCAGCGGCAGCTTGGCGGATTTGCAGGCGAATTTGATTTTGCCCATGGGCCGTAAGGGTCCAGCGTTCCTCGCCTATCCGAATTTCGATGTCTACTTCGAGTGGAACCAATCGTTCGTTTATGTGCTGACAGCGGCCTATTTCGGCACGCGGTTGCAGGGGGCGCCGGTCTATAATGCGGGCAATCCGGATGCGGGATTAAGCGGTGAAAAAATTCAGGCCCTGCAACGCAAATTGCAAGCGCGCGGGCACGACGTTGGCGGGGCCGATGGTATTTTGGGCGCGCGGTCGCGCATCGCCATTCAAGCGGAACAAACACGGCTTGGACTGCCTGCGGATGCATGGCCGACGGCTGCGTTGTTGAACGCGCTTTGA